Proteins found in one Zea mays cultivar B73 chromosome 1, Zm-B73-REFERENCE-NAM-5.0, whole genome shotgun sequence genomic segment:
- the LOC103645515 gene encoding auxin-responsive protein SAUR71 yields the protein MVSWKRKRGGGGGGEEPPVRGAAEEEKVPRGHVPMLAAGGDDDDGVDDVGERVLVPVTLLTDPSVAELLDMAAQRYGYGQPGVLRVPCDAGRFRQVLDIAMHRRGVSSSA from the coding sequence ATGGTGTCGTGGAAGAGGaagcgcggcggcggcggtggcggggAGGAGCCGCCCGTCCGGGGCGCGGCCGAGGAGGAGAAGGTCCCGAGAGGGCACGTTCCGATGCTGGCCGCCGGCGGGGACGACGACGACGGGGTAGACGACGTCGGCGAGCGGGTGCTGGTGCCGGTGACGCTTCTCACCGACCCTTCCGTCGCGGAGCTGCTTGACATGGCGGCGCAGCGGTACGGGTACGGCCAGCCGGGCGTGCTGCGGGTGCCCTGCGACGCGGGCCGCTTCCGCCAGGTCCTAGACATCGCCATGCACAGACGCGGCGTCAGCTCGTCAGCCTGA